Proteins from one Chitinophaga oryzae genomic window:
- a CDS encoding SusC/RagA family TonB-linked outer membrane protein: MKRSLRKAGQLLLYAWLTVLLISPSVMAQTQPVTGRITSAKTAASIAGASVTVKGTTKGTVTDNGGFFKIDAAPGAVLVVTSVGYVPQELKVTGTEMKLQLQESVTQIEDLVVIGYGVQKKKLVTGANLQVKGDDLQKQSTTNALQALQGQAPGVQLTSYSGQPGSAMNVVIRGKGTVGNFAPLYIVDGVQTSDITYLNPADIASIDVLKDAASAAIYGSQAANGVILVTTRSGKANQKAQVTLDVFYGLQNVARKAKLLNAKEYAVIMNEAAVNSGKTPYFTNDVINNLSEGTNWMDQMFKKNVPTQNYVLGVQGGSAASVYSLSLGYTSQGGIVGGASTSNLERYTFRINSEHKLYKDIIKAGEHLTFNYQNTYGIGVGNQYNNSLRAAFTTSPFLPMYDSDGNFFAADKVGWYPGKPDRSWNNGESNPYAVMYYSNQNRSSSQGLFGDVYLQAEPIKGLKFRTSLGLNYYSNQSHGFTPVYHLSIYAFNDTSRVTQSMGSGQTIQFDNSLSYDFTLGDNHSFSVMAGSSALKATGVSMTGNNRDLRIADLWHAYLSVAQNVTKGAPYMSLSGGPFTNALASYFGRLQYNYKEKYLLNLTFRADGSSRFAPDNRWGYFPSAGAGWVVSKEAFMESATWLDFLKLRATWGQVGNQNVAAYQYLSPIAFNNASYIFGPVEGVNTQGAYPSRLANPNVKWETSEQTNIGFDATLMKNLSVTFDYYIKKTKDWLISAPILATAGADAPLINGGDVSNTGVELALSYQNSIGRDFHYTVGVNGAYNKNKIGNIPTNDHIIHGNTNTLYENSLEFYRAANGLPIGYFWGLKTAGIFQTEAEVNDYKGKAGKPIQPDAKPGDVRFVDLNGDGVIDANDKTMIGDPNPRFTFGFNIALDYKGFDLQVQASGVSGNEIVQSWRNQSSALGNYSAAILDRWHGTGSSNKMPRVTEDNRNWTQFSDLYIHDGSFLRINTITLGYDFSKLVSRNYLGRLRVYASVLNAFTFTKYNGMDPEIGYNEGFSTGVDIGYYPRPRTMMIGANLRF; the protein is encoded by the coding sequence ATGAAAAGATCACTAAGAAAAGCAGGACAGTTGTTGCTCTATGCATGGCTGACGGTCCTGTTGATAAGCCCTTCCGTTATGGCACAAACGCAGCCCGTAACGGGCCGTATCACTTCCGCGAAAACCGCAGCGTCCATAGCGGGAGCGTCGGTGACCGTTAAAGGTACTACCAAGGGTACCGTCACCGACAATGGCGGGTTCTTTAAAATCGATGCCGCCCCCGGCGCCGTGCTGGTGGTGACCTCCGTCGGCTACGTGCCGCAGGAACTCAAGGTAACCGGCACTGAAATGAAGCTGCAATTACAGGAGTCCGTGACACAGATCGAAGACCTCGTGGTCATCGGCTATGGCGTGCAAAAGAAAAAACTGGTTACCGGCGCTAACCTGCAGGTGAAAGGAGACGACCTGCAGAAACAAAGCACCACCAACGCCCTGCAGGCTTTGCAGGGGCAGGCGCCCGGCGTGCAGCTCACCAGCTATTCCGGCCAGCCGGGTTCGGCGATGAATGTGGTCATCCGCGGTAAAGGCACGGTGGGTAACTTTGCACCGCTGTATATCGTCGACGGGGTACAGACCAGCGACATTACTTACCTTAACCCCGCGGACATCGCCTCCATCGATGTGCTGAAAGACGCCGCCTCAGCAGCTATCTACGGTTCACAGGCGGCTAACGGCGTTATCCTGGTAACAACCCGCTCGGGTAAAGCCAACCAGAAAGCGCAGGTGACCCTGGATGTTTTCTATGGCCTGCAAAACGTGGCCCGCAAAGCTAAACTGCTCAATGCCAAAGAGTATGCGGTCATTATGAATGAAGCGGCGGTCAACTCCGGGAAAACACCTTATTTCACCAACGATGTGATCAACAACCTGTCGGAAGGCACCAACTGGATGGACCAGATGTTCAAAAAAAATGTGCCTACCCAGAACTATGTCCTCGGTGTACAGGGCGGCAGCGCGGCCTCCGTATATTCCTTATCGTTAGGTTATACCAGCCAGGGCGGTATCGTAGGTGGCGCCAGCACTTCCAACCTGGAACGTTACACTTTCCGTATCAATTCCGAACACAAGTTATATAAAGACATCATCAAGGCAGGGGAGCACCTGACGTTCAACTACCAGAACACCTACGGCATCGGGGTAGGTAACCAGTACAACAACTCCCTGCGAGCTGCCTTTACCACCAGCCCTTTCCTGCCCATGTACGACAGCGACGGCAATTTCTTCGCGGCGGACAAAGTCGGCTGGTACCCCGGAAAGCCCGACAGGTCCTGGAACAACGGGGAATCCAACCCGTACGCGGTGATGTATTATTCCAACCAGAATCGCAGCAGCAGCCAGGGATTATTCGGCGACGTATACTTACAGGCAGAACCCATCAAAGGACTGAAATTCCGTACCAGCCTGGGCCTGAACTACTATTCCAACCAGAGCCACGGCTTCACGCCGGTATACCACCTGTCTATCTATGCGTTCAACGATACTTCCAGGGTAACCCAGTCGATGGGCAGCGGTCAGACGATCCAGTTCGACAACTCCCTCAGCTATGATTTTACCCTTGGCGATAACCACAGCTTCAGTGTGATGGCCGGATCGTCAGCATTAAAAGCCACCGGTGTGAGCATGACGGGCAACAACCGCGACCTGCGCATCGCCGATCTGTGGCATGCTTACCTGTCCGTAGCGCAGAACGTCACCAAAGGCGCGCCATACATGAGCCTGAGCGGCGGACCTTTCACCAACGCGCTGGCGTCTTACTTCGGCAGGCTGCAATATAACTACAAGGAAAAATACCTGCTGAACCTCACCTTCCGGGCAGATGGCTCTTCCCGTTTCGCACCGGATAACCGTTGGGGTTATTTCCCTTCCGCAGGCGCCGGATGGGTGGTGTCTAAAGAAGCGTTTATGGAAAGCGCCACCTGGCTGGACTTCCTGAAATTACGCGCCACCTGGGGACAGGTGGGCAACCAGAACGTGGCTGCTTACCAATACCTGTCGCCCATCGCTTTCAACAATGCCTCCTATATCTTCGGACCCGTGGAGGGCGTCAATACACAAGGTGCTTATCCCAGCAGGCTGGCTAACCCCAACGTGAAATGGGAAACATCGGAACAGACCAACATCGGTTTTGATGCGACGCTCATGAAAAACCTGAGCGTTACGTTCGACTACTATATCAAAAAGACGAAAGACTGGCTGATCAGCGCGCCGATACTGGCTACCGCCGGCGCCGACGCGCCGCTGATCAACGGTGGGGACGTGAGCAACACCGGCGTGGAGCTGGCGCTGTCCTACCAGAACAGCATCGGCAGGGACTTCCACTACACGGTAGGTGTGAACGGCGCCTATAACAAAAACAAGATCGGCAACATCCCCACCAACGATCATATCATCCACGGCAACACCAATACGCTGTATGAAAATTCACTCGAGTTTTACCGGGCAGCGAATGGCTTGCCTATCGGTTATTTCTGGGGACTGAAAACAGCTGGCATCTTCCAGACGGAAGCGGAAGTAAACGATTATAAAGGCAAAGCCGGCAAACCCATTCAGCCGGACGCGAAACCCGGAGACGTGCGTTTTGTGGACCTCAATGGCGACGGTGTCATCGATGCCAACGACAAGACCATGATCGGAGACCCGAACCCGCGCTTCACCTTCGGATTTAACATCGCGCTGGATTACAAAGGCTTCGACCTGCAGGTGCAGGCGTCCGGCGTATCCGGTAATGAAATCGTGCAGTCATGGAGAAACCAGTCCAGCGCGCTGGGCAACTATTCCGCCGCTATCCTCGACCGCTGGCATGGCACCGGCTCTTCCAACAAAATGCCAAGGGTAACGGAAGACAACCGCAACTGGACACAGTTCTCTGACCTGTACATCCATGACGGCAGTTTCCTGCGTATCAACACCATCACGCTGGGATATGATTTCTCTAAACTGGTGTCCCGCAACTACCTGGGCAGACTGCGTGTATACGCTTCCGTATTAAACGCTTTTACCTTTACGAAATACAACGGCATGGACCCTGAAATCGGCTACAACGAAGGTTTCTCCACCGGTGTGGACATCGGTTACTACCCAAGGCCAAGGACCATGATGATAGGTGCTAATCTCCGCTTCTAA
- a CDS encoding TIM-barrel domain-containing protein, whose translation MKRTITIAWLLLMLIYHVSMAGTPFYLQTKEGVVVYTDPSFTGSSHSVRLYVVTDDIIRVVAAPGKEPAPVQSLMTVNTHRPAPAWKLTASNEAVTLKTQKLTVIVQAKTGRVSFLDARGEKILAEKAIGGRTFQAAIFDGRPYYHLTQQFEGADGDAWYGLGQHQDGIYNYKGQQVTFFQNNTEVAIPFLVSHKNYGILWDNYSLTTAGDIRPLHPLSALQLFDKNGTEGWLTATYANNARQPQQVTATRAESAINMEFLGDSKATLPPGFTPATGVASWEGSVASHFSGLHQLRFTFGGTLKVWLNGRLVLDHWRKAWNPAPALVPVNFEKGVKVPVKIEWTPESPESYLSLKWQAPLSKAEERCFGFSSEAGRQVDYYFVHGGNMDEVIACYRELTGKAPIVPKWAMGFWQSRERYKTQEEILSTVDEFRKRKIPLDNIVLDWSYWKEAAWGSQEFDPARFPSPDSMIDVLHKKYHTQIMISVWPKFYKDIPAYNAFDKKGWLYKRNIADEQRDWIGNGYVSTFYDAFNEDARKGFWDLIHQKLYTKGIDAWWMDASEPDVLSNVSPERRKQQMTPTALGPAAEYLNAYPLQNAKGIYEGQRQADPDKRVFLLTRSGFGGSQRYAAAIWSGDIGATWKDMQTQISAGINFSLSGLPYWTMDIGGFVVPAKFEKPDAESLEEWRELSTRWTQFGAFVPLFRSHGQFPYREIFNTAPEDHPAYESFLYYDQLRYRLLPYSYSLAGAAYHDDYTMMRGLVMDFAKDTTVLNIGDQFMFGPSILVNPVYQYKQRSREVYLPAGQGWYDLYTGARHAGGKRITADAPYGRMPLYVKEGAIIPAGPALQYTSEKPADTITLYVYTGKNGAFRLYEDDGSSYNYEKGQFTIIPIDYQEGSKTLTIGDRKGTYNGMLQQRVFRIVRVSAAAPKPLDAAAKADQEVHYEGKQLTIKL comes from the coding sequence ATGAAAAGGACGATCACTATCGCCTGGCTTTTGCTTATGCTTATTTACCACGTTTCGATGGCAGGCACGCCGTTTTATTTACAAACTAAAGAAGGGGTCGTGGTTTATACGGACCCTTCTTTTACAGGTTCTTCCCACTCCGTCCGGCTCTATGTGGTGACCGACGACATTATCAGGGTAGTAGCCGCGCCGGGTAAGGAACCGGCGCCCGTTCAAAGCCTGATGACGGTCAACACCCACCGGCCGGCGCCCGCCTGGAAGCTGACGGCCTCCAATGAGGCCGTAACGCTGAAAACCCAAAAGCTGACCGTTATAGTACAGGCGAAGACAGGCAGGGTGTCTTTCCTCGATGCCAGAGGAGAAAAAATACTGGCCGAGAAAGCTATCGGTGGACGGACCTTTCAGGCTGCCATCTTCGACGGACGTCCGTATTATCATCTTACCCAACAGTTTGAAGGGGCGGACGGCGATGCCTGGTATGGCCTCGGTCAGCACCAGGATGGCATATATAATTACAAAGGACAACAGGTTACCTTTTTCCAGAACAATACCGAAGTGGCCATTCCTTTCCTGGTCTCCCATAAAAACTACGGTATCCTCTGGGATAACTATTCCCTGACCACGGCCGGGGACATACGGCCGCTTCACCCGCTTTCCGCGCTGCAGCTGTTCGACAAAAACGGAACAGAAGGATGGCTGACGGCCACTTACGCCAATAATGCCCGCCAGCCGCAGCAAGTGACCGCTACCCGGGCAGAATCAGCGATTAACATGGAGTTTTTGGGAGACTCAAAGGCGACGCTTCCGCCAGGGTTTACGCCGGCCACCGGGGTGGCCTCATGGGAAGGTAGTGTGGCCAGTCATTTTTCCGGGCTGCATCAACTGCGGTTTACCTTCGGTGGCACCCTGAAAGTATGGCTGAACGGCCGGCTGGTACTGGACCACTGGCGCAAGGCATGGAACCCGGCGCCCGCGCTGGTGCCGGTTAACTTTGAAAAGGGCGTGAAGGTACCGGTGAAAATTGAATGGACGCCCGAAAGCCCGGAGTCATACCTGTCACTGAAATGGCAGGCGCCGTTGAGCAAAGCAGAAGAGCGTTGCTTCGGCTTTTCCTCCGAAGCAGGCCGCCAGGTAGATTACTATTTCGTGCATGGCGGTAACATGGACGAGGTGATTGCCTGCTACCGCGAACTGACAGGCAAAGCGCCGATCGTCCCTAAATGGGCAATGGGCTTCTGGCAAAGCAGGGAACGGTACAAAACGCAGGAAGAAATACTCTCGACCGTCGACGAGTTCCGCAAAAGAAAAATACCGTTGGACAACATCGTGCTGGACTGGAGCTACTGGAAAGAGGCCGCCTGGGGAAGCCAGGAGTTTGACCCGGCCCGGTTCCCGTCGCCCGACAGTATGATCGATGTGCTGCACAAAAAGTACCACACGCAGATCATGATATCGGTATGGCCGAAGTTCTATAAAGATATCCCCGCTTACAATGCGTTCGATAAAAAAGGATGGCTCTATAAACGCAATATCGCCGATGAGCAGCGCGACTGGATCGGTAACGGCTACGTATCTACTTTTTACGACGCCTTTAATGAAGACGCCCGCAAAGGCTTCTGGGACCTGATCCATCAAAAGCTCTATACCAAAGGTATCGACGCCTGGTGGATGGATGCCAGCGAACCGGACGTCCTCTCCAACGTAAGCCCTGAAAGAAGAAAACAGCAGATGACGCCTACCGCCCTGGGCCCGGCGGCGGAATACCTGAACGCCTACCCGCTGCAAAACGCCAAAGGCATCTACGAAGGACAGCGGCAGGCAGACCCGGACAAAAGGGTGTTCCTGCTGACCCGCTCCGGCTTCGGCGGCTCCCAGCGTTATGCGGCAGCCATCTGGAGCGGCGACATCGGCGCCACCTGGAAAGACATGCAAACGCAGATCTCCGCAGGCATCAACTTCTCCCTGTCAGGACTGCCTTACTGGACCATGGACATCGGCGGTTTTGTAGTGCCGGCGAAGTTTGAAAAACCGGACGCAGAAAGCCTGGAAGAGTGGCGGGAACTCAGCACCCGCTGGACACAGTTTGGCGCGTTTGTGCCGCTGTTCCGCTCCCACGGCCAGTTTCCTTACCGCGAAATCTTTAACACGGCTCCGGAAGACCATCCGGCCTACGAAAGTTTCCTCTACTACGATCAGCTCCGGTACCGGCTGCTGCCTTACAGCTATTCACTGGCAGGCGCCGCCTACCATGACGACTATACGATGATGCGAGGACTGGTCATGGACTTTGCCAAAGACACCACCGTGTTGAACATAGGAGACCAGTTTATGTTCGGCCCGTCCATCCTTGTTAACCCGGTTTATCAGTACAAACAACGCAGCCGCGAAGTGTACCTGCCCGCAGGACAAGGCTGGTACGACCTGTACACCGGTGCCCGGCATGCCGGCGGTAAAAGAATTACAGCCGATGCGCCCTATGGCCGTATGCCGCTGTATGTAAAGGAAGGGGCCATCATTCCGGCAGGCCCTGCACTGCAATACACTTCCGAAAAACCTGCCGACACTATTACGCTGTACGTCTACACCGGTAAGAATGGCGCTTTCCGGCTCTACGAAGACGACGGCAGCTCCTATAACTATGAGAAAGGACAGTTTACCATCATCCCCATCGACTACCAGGAAGGCTCAAAGACACTTACAATAGGCGACCGCAAGGGAACTTACAACGGTATGCTGCAGCAGCGCGTGTTCCGGATCGTCCGGGTGAGCGCCGCCGCGCCCAAACCGCTGGATGCCGCTGCGAAGGCCGATCAGGAGGTACATTATGAAGGAAAGCAATTGACCATCAAACTATAA